The DNA segment ATGAGCACCCACATATTTCCCCTGTACATCGCTGGCACCGCGGATGCCTCCTGGGTGGCACTGGTCTTTTCCGGGAAGGCGTCGGCCTTGTTCGCCGTCGTCGCCGGTCTTGGCCTGGCCCTGCTGACCGGAGGCGACCGGGTCCACCACCGCCAGAGGCTGTCGATGGGCCGGCGGGGCATCGCTGCCCGTGCGGCGGTGATCATGGCGATCGGCCTGATGCTGGGCGGGCTGGAAACCAACATCGCGATCATCCTGTTCCACTATGGGGTGCTCTTCCTGATCGCGCTGCCGTTCGTGTCGCTGCCCGTGAGGCAGCTCGCCTGGTGGGCGATCGGCTGGACCCTCCTGTCCCCGGTTGTCGCGTACCTGCTCCGTCCGTGGATCGCCGAGACGGTTTCGCCGTCCTCGGTGGGCGGTAATCCCCTGTTCGAGACGCTGCTGCAGCCAGCGACGCTGCTGGCTGACATCACGGTGACCGGGTACTACCCGGCGCTGCAGTGGCTGAGCTACCTCCTGATCGGGATGGTGATCGGCCGCCTGCGGCTGCTGGACCTCCGGGTGCAGCTGGGGTTGTTGGCCGGAGGCGCTGCGGTGGCCGTCGCAGCGAAACTGGTCAGCGGCTACCTGCTCGGGCCCCTGGGCGGCCTGGCTGCCCTGCTGGAGACCCCCGACGGCAGCAGATACCCCCTGGGGGCGATGATGAATGTCAGCCTGACCGGGGTGGACCAGTCCGGCTCCTGGTGGTGGCTGGCTGTCAGCGCCCCCCACTCGGGATCTCCACTGGACCTGCTGCACACCGGTGGCACTTCCGCACTGGTCATTGGGCTGTGCCTGCTCGCCACCCGCCGATACGAGTCGGTGTTGCTGCCCTTGTCCGGGCCCGGTGCGATGACCCTGACCCTCTACACCATGCATGTCTGGACGATGAGCGTGGTCGATGCCCAGGAACCCGCGCCCGACCCGTCCCTCGTCTACTGGGGACAGGTGCTGGTGTTTGTCATCCTCGGCATTCTGTTTCTGAGGATCAACGCCCGGGGGCCGCTGGAACTGCTGACCTCGGGCGCGTCCCGGGCGGCGCGGTCGGGACTCAACAGTAAGTAAGTGGTGTGCCCGAAACCGGGGTGTCCGCGCCGGAGCGCAGCTACTGGGCCGTCTTGTACAGCTTTCCGGCAGTCCTCATGGACCGGCGGGCGCGGGTCCGGTCGCCCGCGGCGTCGTAAGCGCAGGACAGCCTGAACCAGCTGCGCCAGTCCTCGGGCGCCGCCTCCACCTCCGCCTGGTAGGCGGGGAACCGTTCGTCGGCTGCGGCACGGACAATCCGCCCGGCGGGGGTCCGTGGCAGGTCGTCGATCGGAAGACCTCCCTCGGCGTCGAGCTCGGTGGCCATTTTCGAGGTCTGCATGCCGAACAGCAGTTCACGGATCATGGCCCAGCCGCCGATCAGGGGCAGCAGCAGGTACGCCACCCCGAGGGCTTTCGCCACCAGGTCCGGGTCGGTGAGCAGGATGACGCTGCGCTGCAGAGCGATGACCAGCCAGAAGATGAGCAGCAGGCTCACCAGGGCCACCCCTACTTTGGCGCGGTGGCGCTTCACCGTGCCCAGAAATCCAACGGGTTCAGCCATGCGGGGTTTCACGCTTCCAGATCGAGGTAGCCGTCCAGCCCGACCGTCAGGCCGGGGCGGGAGGGGACGGTGCGGACGCCCAGCAGGACGCCGGGCATGAAGGACTCACGGTGGTACGAGTCGTGTCGGATGGTGAGCTGTTCCCCGACTCCGCCGAGCAGCACCTCCTGATGCGCCACCAGGCCGCGCAGGCGCACCGAATGCACCCGGACGCCGTCGACGTCGGCTCCGCGGGCACCGGCGCGCTCGCTGGTGGTCGCGTCGGGGCTCGCCGGGACCCCGGCTTCCCGGCGTGCCTGTGCGATCAGGGCGGCGGTCCGGACTGCTGTGCCCGAGGGCGCGTCCACCTTGTCGGGGTGGTGAAGCTCGACAATCTCGACCGACTCGAAGTAGCGTGCCGCCCGGGCAGCGAAGGCGCTGGCCAGCACTGAACCGAGGGCGAAATTCGGGGCGATCAGCACGCCCGTGGCGGGCTGGTCGGCGAGGAGTGCGGCAAGCCGCTCAAGACGCGCCTCGTCCCACCCGGTGGTTCCCACCACCGCGTGGATGCCACGCTCGACGGCGAACGCCACGTTGTCGAATGTGGCATCGGGGACCGACAGGTCGACGATGCACTGCGCTCCCGACGCAACCAGGGTGTCCAGCGAATCCTCGCGGCCGAGGGCTGCGACGAGGTCCAGGTCCGGTGCGGCGTCGATGGCTTTGACGGCCTCCGACCCCATCCGTCCGGTGGCGCCCAGCACGGCCACGGCAAGTTGTTCAGTCATACACCCCAGCCTACTGAACGGCTACTCCCCTGCCCATTTGGGTCAGGAGGCAGTCCCGGTGCCGCCGGCGGTGTCCGTGCCCCCGGCGGTGTCCGTGCCGCCGGCGCCGACCCATTCGACGGTGCCGTCGGTGAAGAACTGTTCCTTCCAGATGGGAACCTGCTCCTTGACGGTGTCCACCAGTTCCGAGCAGGCGGCGAAGGCTTCGCCGCGGTGCGGGGACGCGACCGCTGCCACCAGGGCAGGGTCACCGATCACCAGGGGTCCGATCCGGTGCGCTACCCAGATCCGGACGCCCTCGTATTTGGCGGCCATGGTGTCGGCGATGTCCGCGATGATCCGCTCGGCGCTCGGGTGGGCCGAGTAGCTCAGGGAGGTGACATCCCGGCCGCCGTCGTGGTTCCTTACCACTCCACCGAAACCCACAACGGCACCGCAGTCCGGGGAGTCGACCTCCGCCAGGGCGGCGTCGAGGCTGATGGGCCCGGCCGCCAGGGACACATGCACCACGTGGCTAGTGTTCATTTTTTCCTTCCAGCTGGGAGCAGATGTGCCCCAGCATTGGTTCGAGCACGGCCAGCCCGTCACGCACCCCTCCGGGTGACCCGGGCAGGTTGATCACGAAGGTGCGGCCTACGGTTCCGGCGAAGCCGCGGCTGAGCGCTGCTGTCGGAACCTTCTCGGCCCCCCGCCGGCGAACGGCTTCCATGATCCCGGGCAGGTGGCGCTGCAGGTACGGCTCGGTCTGTTCGGGGGTGGCGTCGTCCGGGCTCAGACCGGTACCGCCGCTGGTGATCACCACTGAGGGCGAATCGCCAAGAACGGCGCCGATCGCCTGACCCACCGGGTCGCCGTCGGGCACCACCCGGGTCTGCTGGGGTGCGAAGCCGTGATCGACGAGCCAGCTCTGGATGAGAGGACCACACTCGTCCTGGTAGATGCCGGCTGCGGCACGGGTGGACGCGATAATCACCGCTGCGGTGCGCTGGGCGCTCATGCCGTCCAGTCCCCGCTTTTCCCGCCGGACTTCGCCAGGACCTTCGTGTCGGTGATGACCGCCCGCTTGTCCACCGCCTTGATCATGTCGTACAGGGCGAGAGCCGCCAGCGACGCCCCGGTCAGGGCTTCCATTTCGACGCCGGTGACGGCGGTGGTCTTGACCGCGCAGCTGATGGTCACGGCAGCGTCCCGGGCGTCGAAGTCCACGGTGATTTTGCTCAGCGGCAAGGGGTGGCAGAGCGGGATCAGCGAGGACGTCTGCTTGGCGGCCATGATGCCGGCGACCCGGGCGACAGCCAGAGCGTCGCCCTTGGGCAGGCCA comes from the Arthrobacter sp. CAN_C5 genome and includes:
- a CDS encoding heparan-alpha-glucosaminide N-acetyltransferase domain-containing protein, yielding MASPKVSRRLIGVDAARGIALFGMMSTHIFPLYIAGTADASWVALVFSGKASALFAVVAGLGLALLTGGDRVHHRQRLSMGRRGIAARAAVIMAIGLMLGGLETNIAIILFHYGVLFLIALPFVSLPVRQLAWWAIGWTLLSPVVAYLLRPWIAETVSPSSVGGNPLFETLLQPATLLADITVTGYYPALQWLSYLLIGMVIGRLRLLDLRVQLGLLAGGAAVAVAAKLVSGYLLGPLGGLAALLETPDGSRYPLGAMMNVSLTGVDQSGSWWWLAVSAPHSGSPLDLLHTGGTSALVIGLCLLATRRYESVLLPLSGPGAMTLTLYTMHVWTMSVVDAQEPAPDPSLVYWGQVLVFVILGILFLRINARGPLELLTSGASRAARSGLNSK
- the dapB gene encoding 4-hydroxy-tetrahydrodipicolinate reductase; the protein is MTEQLAVAVLGATGRMGSEAVKAIDAAPDLDLVAALGREDSLDTLVASGAQCIVDLSVPDATFDNVAFAVERGIHAVVGTTGWDEARLERLAALLADQPATGVLIAPNFALGSVLASAFAARAARYFESVEIVELHHPDKVDAPSGTAVRTAALIAQARREAGVPASPDATTSERAGARGADVDGVRVHSVRLRGLVAHQEVLLGGVGEQLTIRHDSYHRESFMPGVLLGVRTVPSRPGLTVGLDGYLDLEA
- a CDS encoding molybdenum cofactor biosynthesis protein MoaE; the protein is MNTSHVVHVSLAAGPISLDAALAEVDSPDCGAVVGFGGVVRNHDGGRDVTSLSYSAHPSAERIIADIADTMAAKYEGVRIWVAHRIGPLVIGDPALVAAVASPHRGEAFAACSELVDTVKEQVPIWKEQFFTDGTVEWVGAGGTDTAGGTDTAGGTGTAS
- a CDS encoding molybdenum cofactor biosynthesis protein B, yielding MSAQRTAAVIIASTRAAAGIYQDECGPLIQSWLVDHGFAPQQTRVVPDGDPVGQAIGAVLGDSPSVVITSGGTGLSPDDATPEQTEPYLQRHLPGIMEAVRRRGAEKVPTAALSRGFAGTVGRTFVINLPGSPGGVRDGLAVLEPMLGHICSQLEGKNEH
- the moaC gene encoding cyclic pyranopterin monophosphate synthase MoaC — its product is MTENTSPASLSHVREDGSAHMVDVSAKAETTREATAQAVLHTTTEVVGLITAGGLPKGDALAVARVAGIMAAKQTSSLIPLCHPLPLSKITVDFDARDAAVTISCAVKTTAVTGVEMEALTGASLAALALYDMIKAVDKRAVITDTKVLAKSGGKSGDWTA